A genomic window from Sulfurospirillum multivorans DSM 12446 includes:
- a CDS encoding UDP-2,3-diacylglucosamine diphosphatase, with the protein MTKYSFAHEDDVMAFRSIFISDLHLGTRFSQAHELLEFLRRTQCENLYLVGDVIDGWAMKRKLKWAQSHSDVIQKVLRKARKGTNVFYITGNHDDFLRSFLPLGLGDSLIVVDECEYVSLNHERFYITHGDFFDSVTMTKRWLAVLGDMGYDLLLNVNQILNWWRKTLRYQSHWSLSKYVKDHVKSSVSFITDFESILSEHAKRHHFDGVICGHIHKAEIREIDGIKYLNCGDWVESCTAIVETYEGEFRIIRWLGH; encoded by the coding sequence ATGACGAAATATTCGTTTGCCCATGAAGACGATGTGATGGCTTTTCGTTCGATTTTTATCTCCGATCTTCACTTGGGCACACGTTTTTCACAAGCGCATGAGCTTTTGGAGTTTTTACGAAGAACGCAGTGTGAAAATCTCTATTTGGTCGGTGATGTCATCGATGGCTGGGCGATGAAACGCAAACTCAAATGGGCGCAGTCGCACTCCGACGTGATCCAAAAAGTGCTCAGGAAAGCCCGAAAAGGCACCAATGTCTTTTACATCACAGGAAACCATGATGACTTTTTACGCTCATTTTTGCCACTGGGTTTGGGCGATTCGCTCATCGTAGTTGATGAGTGTGAGTATGTGAGTTTGAACCATGAGCGTTTCTACATCACGCACGGTGATTTTTTTGACTCAGTCACAATGACCAAACGGTGGCTCGCTGTTTTGGGCGACATGGGGTATGACCTTTTGCTGAATGTCAACCAAATCCTCAACTGGTGGCGTAAAACACTGCGCTACCAAAGCCACTGGTCACTCTCTAAATACGTCAAAGATCACGTGAAAAGCTCGGTTTCGTTTATTACCGATTTTGAGTCGATTTTGAGCGAACATGCCAAGCGTCACCACTTTGATGGGGTCATTTGCGGGCATATTCACAAAGCAGAGATACGGGAAATTGATGGCATCAAGTACCTGAACTGCGGGGATTGGGTCGAGTCGTGTACGGCGATTGTTGAAACCTACGAGGGTGAATTTAGGATTATACGATGGCTAGGACATTGA
- a CDS encoding PhoH family protein, whose translation MSVNKVYVLDTNIILHNTNFIKELCDGGNNIIVIPETVLIELEDFKKNFTELGYQARSFARMLASCTVVEVDSGEPYRVVKMRYEENTAIHLFSKTHYTSDIDSQFINESNDKRILEVASGAQEYYPDYKVIFLSLDVYARMFGLFYNVTVESLREDRSDVPEFQFVKQLPVDSALFNTLDKKLISEYDPEYKSGNYCYEFISSDGNSDHAIISPGGIIHMLSEELDFRGLEIKPINLKQKFFMKALLSNMYDIHVIDARAGSGKTLMAFVAAMRLVTKGSYEKIVYVRNSIESVDKGADVGYLSGNDEKFRIYNMALYDTLEFIAKKRIKKRDNTQEPQVAIEKKVQELITKYNIEKLWPGEARGRTLSNAIVILDEWQNSSNNTTQLILSRLDNNCKAIVIGSNRQIDNMYLNRFNNGLTSLLKQTKKEQTHISLFAIELDKSVRGKFSHFADEIFGDGDTHK comes from the coding sequence ATGTCAGTCAACAAAGTTTATGTGCTCGATACCAACATCATCTTGCACAATACCAATTTTATCAAAGAGTTGTGTGATGGTGGAAACAACATCATTGTTATTCCTGAAACGGTGCTCATTGAGCTGGAAGATTTTAAAAAGAACTTCACGGAACTAGGTTATCAAGCCAGAAGTTTTGCCAGAATGCTGGCGTCATGTACCGTAGTCGAAGTCGACAGTGGGGAGCCATATCGCGTTGTCAAGATGCGCTATGAAGAGAACACGGCGATCCATCTTTTCTCTAAGACGCACTACACCTCAGACATAGACTCGCAATTTATCAACGAATCTAATGACAAACGCATCCTTGAAGTCGCTTCAGGTGCACAAGAATACTACCCTGATTACAAAGTTATTTTTCTCTCTTTAGATGTGTATGCGCGTATGTTTGGACTTTTCTACAATGTCACGGTCGAGTCCTTGCGTGAAGATCGAAGCGACGTACCTGAGTTTCAGTTTGTCAAACAGCTTCCTGTTGACTCAGCACTGTTTAATACCCTCGATAAAAAGCTGATTAGCGAGTACGACCCTGAGTACAAAAGTGGAAACTACTGCTATGAATTTATCAGTTCGGATGGCAATTCGGATCATGCGATTATCTCTCCGGGTGGCATCATTCACATGCTCAGCGAAGAGCTTGATTTTAGAGGCTTGGAGATTAAACCCATCAATCTCAAACAAAAATTCTTTATGAAAGCGCTTCTTTCCAATATGTACGACATTCACGTCATCGACGCACGCGCAGGAAGTGGAAAAACCTTGATGGCGTTTGTTGCGGCGATGCGTTTGGTGACCAAAGGCAGTTACGAGAAGATTGTCTACGTGCGAAACTCCATCGAAAGTGTTGATAAAGGGGCGGATGTCGGTTATCTCTCAGGCAATGATGAAAAATTTAGAATTTACAATATGGCGCTGTATGACACGCTTGAATTTATCGCCAAAAAGCGCATCAAAAAACGTGATAACACGCAAGAACCGCAAGTGGCAATCGAGAAAAAAGTGCAAGAGCTCATCACCAAGTACAACATCGAAAAACTCTGGCCAGGTGAGGCGAGGGGACGAACGCTCAGTAATGCCATCGTCATCTTAGATGAGTGGCAAAACAGCTCGAATAACACGACACAGCTGATTTTATCGCGTTTGGATAATAACTGTAAAGCGATTGTGATCGGCTCAAACCGCCAAATTGATAACATGTACCTCAACCGCTTTAACAACGGTTTGACTTCGCTTCTTAAGCAAACCAAAAAAGAGCAGACGCACATCTCACTCTTTGCGATTGAGCTTGACAAGTCGGTACGCGGTAAGTTTTCACACTTTGCCGATGAAATTTTTGGGGATGGCGACACACACAAATGA
- a CDS encoding helix-turn-helix domain-containing protein, protein METLEAFYKRICHPLPANVEKELGHFNVFTRQACIDIPYSRKNYFKITLLKGKHKVHYADKTVQSEHFALMFSDPLVPYSWESLDGKKEGYFCIFTEAFFYNYGTIRSYPIYKPEHPKLFLLSEETAQKVEALYEKMLAEISSDYAYKDDLLRNWTLELIHIALKMEPAIITVDAQSDKKRKIDSLFNELLERQFPITSPYERLVLKNPSDFARLLNIHPNHLNRTLKEVSEKTTTERIAGRVLEEAKILLKHSSWSISDIAFALGYEESAHFIHFFKKKLNQTPQIYRQTQNV, encoded by the coding sequence ATGGAAACACTTGAAGCATTTTACAAACGAATCTGTCATCCCTTGCCCGCAAATGTCGAAAAGGAACTAGGTCATTTTAATGTCTTCACAAGACAAGCGTGCATTGACATTCCCTACAGTCGCAAGAACTACTTTAAAATCACCCTGCTAAAGGGCAAACATAAAGTGCATTACGCCGATAAAACGGTGCAGAGTGAGCATTTTGCGCTGATGTTCTCAGACCCACTTGTGCCGTACAGTTGGGAATCACTCGATGGCAAGAAAGAGGGCTATTTTTGCATTTTCACCGAAGCGTTTTTCTACAATTATGGCACGATTCGAAGCTACCCTATCTACAAACCAGAGCATCCTAAACTCTTTTTACTGAGTGAGGAAACAGCACAAAAGGTTGAAGCGCTGTATGAGAAGATGCTCGCAGAAATAAGCTCAGACTACGCTTACAAAGACGATCTTTTGCGTAACTGGACGTTGGAGCTGATTCATATCGCCCTGAAAATGGAACCTGCCATCATCACAGTGGATGCACAAAGCGATAAAAAGCGTAAAATCGATTCGCTTTTCAATGAACTCTTGGAGCGCCAATTCCCGATCACTTCGCCGTATGAACGACTCGTCCTTAAAAACCCAAGTGATTTTGCCAGACTTTTGAACATTCACCCCAATCATCTCAACCGAACGCTCAAAGAAGTCAGCGAGAAAACAACCACAGAGCGCATTGCGGGACGGGTTTTGGAAGAGGCGAAGATTTTACTCAAACACTCTTCGTGGAGCATCAGTGACATCGCCTTCGCCTTAGGCTACGAAGAGTCGGCGCATTTCATCCATTTTTTCAAAAAAAAGCTCAATCAAACACCGCAAATCTATCGACAAACCCAAAATGTTTGA
- a CDS encoding MFS transporter, whose protein sequence is MISAKQIYVMSAVAGINVANIYYNQPILNIIAQDLHVSALAVGNLPTFAQIGYGLGLFFVSPLGDKMDRKKLLLLSHFLLGLSLIGLSFVENIYLLYALSLLVGLFAVSAQIVIPMAAAMSGKDKGRVVGSIFSGLLTGILLARTLSGYITDWFGNWHVVFAFSAVLVFGCMVMVAKTLPSIEPNFSKSYASLLYSSLYQLKRFSLLRSNALLITVLFGVFCSFWTTLTFKLSLAPFNFDSDIIGLFGVLAVAGALLAPYIGKIADKINPTFTKMLSVGMIVLSILLMKWFDTSLAAFIVATLLLDIGFQAVQINNLAQIYTLDESAHSRINTAYMSSMFLGGALGTFIGVYCWEHGGWELVTLQLLILSVASLAIIIYTALSKKVTKEV, encoded by the coding sequence ATGATCTCCGCTAAACAGATCTACGTGATGTCAGCCGTTGCTGGCATTAATGTCGCCAATATTTACTACAATCAACCCATTTTAAATATCATCGCCCAAGATTTACATGTAAGCGCTCTTGCAGTGGGAAATCTGCCTACATTTGCGCAAATCGGCTACGGCTTAGGGCTCTTTTTCGTAAGCCCTCTTGGCGATAAAATGGATCGAAAAAAGCTTCTGTTGCTCTCTCATTTCTTATTGGGGCTTTCACTCATCGGGCTCTCCTTTGTCGAAAACATTTATCTGCTCTACGCCCTTAGCCTTCTTGTTGGTCTTTTTGCCGTCTCTGCGCAAATCGTCATTCCGATGGCAGCGGCGATGAGTGGCAAAGACAAAGGCAGGGTCGTTGGTTCCATCTTTAGCGGTTTGCTCACAGGCATCTTGCTTGCGCGAACACTCAGCGGCTACATCACCGACTGGTTTGGGAACTGGCATGTGGTTTTTGCCTTCTCTGCTGTGCTGGTGTTTGGCTGTATGGTGATGGTGGCTAAAACGCTTCCAAGCATTGAGCCTAACTTCTCCAAAAGCTACGCATCACTCTTGTACTCTTCGTTGTATCAGCTCAAACGTTTTTCACTTTTACGAAGCAATGCGCTGTTGATTACCGTTTTATTTGGTGTCTTTTGCTCTTTTTGGACAACGCTTACGTTTAAACTCTCTCTTGCACCGTTCAATTTTGACAGCGATATCATCGGTCTTTTTGGTGTGCTTGCCGTTGCAGGTGCTTTGCTAGCACCCTACATTGGTAAAATCGCCGACAAAATAAACCCGACATTTACCAAAATGCTCTCAGTGGGCATGATCGTTCTTAGCATTCTTCTGATGAAATGGTTTGATACCAGCCTTGCGGCGTTTATCGTCGCAACCTTGCTGCTTGACATCGGCTTTCAAGCCGTGCAGATCAATAACTTGGCGCAGATTTACACCTTAGATGAGAGTGCCCACAGCCGTATCAATACCGCGTACATGAGCTCCATGTTTCTTGGAGGTGCGCTTGGAACGTTTATCGGGGTTTATTGTTGGGAGCATGGCGGTTGGGAGCTTGTGACCTTGCAACTCTTGATCTTAAGCGTTGCTTCTTTAGCCATCATTATCTATACGGCTTTGTCTAAAAAGGTTACGAAAGAAGTGTAA
- a CDS encoding MFS transporter, which produces MSYTYEKRWAGLGALCVAMSIITLDNTVLDVALPSISNDLKASMSELQWIVDIYILFFASILITIGALGDQFGRKRFLKIGIVLFSLASLGAGLSTSTIELILFRSLSGFGAAFIMPSTLSIITHMFTDPDERMKAIGLWSMIFGLSQGLGPLIGGFIIEYTSWHWVFFINLPIGVIAFVYASWVLPESHNKSAKADLVGMVLCVIFLFALTYGIIEAGVKSWSDPAVHISLSIGLIVCALFILLERRCSYAMIPFELFEKRTFTIPSFAIALIVFGMVGSMFFFSQLFQTVEGYNAFEAGLLLMPMTLGVAIGAKFSSNGVKRYGAPLIIGGGIIISALGMAIFVVTMDVHMPLWSILVGFLVQGLGMGFAMPPSTDSIMGSIPKAKAGVGSALNDTTIELSAAMSIAILGSYVNRIYLLHVKEIEADPTLLKALQTSIQAAHQAITALPDVSLHENLLNLVDHAFIDGMYHTMILGCILSVLSGILTLWLLPKNA; this is translated from the coding sequence ATGTCATATACCTACGAAAAAAGATGGGCAGGTCTTGGCGCACTTTGCGTTGCTATGTCCATCATCACGCTGGACAATACCGTCCTTGATGTCGCCCTCCCCTCCATTTCCAATGATTTAAAAGCGAGCATGAGTGAACTTCAATGGATTGTCGATATTTACATCCTCTTTTTTGCCTCAATTTTAATTACGATTGGAGCACTTGGCGATCAATTTGGACGAAAGCGGTTTCTCAAAATTGGCATTGTGCTCTTTAGTCTTGCCTCGTTGGGCGCGGGACTCTCCACTTCAACCATAGAGCTTATCCTCTTTCGTAGCCTGAGCGGTTTTGGCGCGGCGTTTATTATGCCTTCCACGCTCTCCATCATCACGCATATGTTTACAGACCCCGATGAACGCATGAAAGCCATTGGGCTTTGGTCGATGATCTTTGGACTGAGTCAGGGCTTGGGACCGTTAATTGGCGGTTTTATCATCGAATACACCTCGTGGCACTGGGTCTTTTTTATTAACCTGCCCATTGGTGTGATCGCTTTTGTCTATGCGTCGTGGGTACTCCCCGAATCGCACAACAAAAGCGCTAAAGCAGATCTTGTCGGCATGGTGCTCTGCGTGATCTTTTTATTTGCGCTGACATACGGCATTATCGAAGCAGGAGTCAAAAGCTGGAGCGATCCAGCGGTTCACATAAGCCTGAGTATTGGGCTGATCGTTTGTGCTCTTTTTATCCTCTTGGAGAGGCGCTGTTCTTACGCGATGATTCCTTTTGAGCTTTTTGAAAAACGCACGTTTACGATTCCCTCTTTTGCGATTGCGCTTATTGTCTTTGGGATGGTAGGCTCCATGTTTTTCTTCTCGCAACTCTTTCAAACCGTGGAAGGATACAATGCTTTTGAAGCGGGATTATTGCTGATGCCTATGACACTGGGCGTTGCAATTGGCGCTAAATTTTCATCCAATGGTGTCAAAAGGTATGGCGCACCTTTAATCATTGGTGGAGGCATTATTATCTCTGCCCTTGGGATGGCGATTTTTGTCGTTACGATGGATGTACACATGCCACTTTGGTCGATTCTTGTGGGATTTTTAGTTCAGGGGTTGGGTATGGGATTTGCCATGCCGCCTTCGACGGATTCAATTATGGGCTCTATTCCCAAAGCCAAAGCAGGTGTGGGAAGTGCCTTGAACGATACCACCATTGAGCTTTCCGCCGCGATGAGCATTGCGATCTTAGGCAGTTATGTCAACCGCATTTATCTTTTACATGTAAAAGAGATCGAGGCAGATCCCACACTTTTAAAAGCGCTTCAAACCTCTATCCAAGCCGCCCATCAGGCGATCACGGCACTTCCCGATGTTTCGCTGCATGAAAATTTGTTGAACCTTGTGGATCACGCCTTTATTGATGGTATGTATCACACGATGATTTTAGGATGTATTCTCTCGGTGTTGAGTGGGATTTTAACTCTGTGGCTCTTACCCAAAAACGCGTAA
- a CDS encoding efflux transporter outer membrane subunit: MRSISLVLVPFLLSGCVSLAPDYVRPNAPIPATLSQEVGQNQSATNLPWRDFIHDTRLQNVVALSLEQSRDLRKAVANIEAARATYRIAKSSELPTIEASASGSKARAVNSSTNQTSITQSSSATVGINSYELDFFGKIKSQTAMQWESFQSVEEAARAVQISLIAEVSTAWLSLASDQSLLALAQKTEESAKHSLAIVEARFQRGIDSRVALYEAQSVLHQARADSANYTSKVAQDRAALELLVGASLEDALLPQTLESGAEVWLSDVSSGLFSDILLNRPDVLEAEHNLKSANANIGVARAAYFPSITLTGAAGVGSNALRGLFDGGTSTIWSFAPNISLPLFDAGERDATLDYAKANRDVYVASYELAIQTAFKEASSALARRATMNDQLQAQNALVDVSTKSYEIYDARYQNGVDTFLNALIAQRSMYAGEQNLISVRLEALLNRVTLYQVLGGGLAQKSE, from the coding sequence ATGCGTTCCATTTCTTTGGTTTTAGTACCATTTTTACTCAGTGGATGCGTTTCCCTTGCGCCTGATTATGTGCGTCCTAATGCGCCTATTCCCGCCACATTAAGTCAGGAAGTTGGACAAAATCAGAGCGCAACAAACCTTCCTTGGCGTGATTTTATTCACGATACCCGTTTGCAAAACGTTGTAGCCCTCAGCCTTGAACAGAGCCGCGATCTGCGCAAAGCTGTCGCCAACATTGAAGCGGCGCGTGCGACATATCGCATTGCCAAAAGCAGTGAGCTTCCCACCATTGAAGCCAGTGCGTCAGGCAGTAAAGCACGAGCAGTGAACTCATCGACCAATCAAACGTCTATCACGCAAAGCTCTTCGGCAACGGTGGGAATCAATAGCTATGAGCTTGATTTCTTTGGCAAAATCAAATCGCAAACCGCTATGCAGTGGGAGAGTTTTCAAAGCGTAGAAGAGGCGGCGCGTGCGGTTCAAATCAGCCTTATAGCCGAAGTCTCTACTGCGTGGCTTAGCCTTGCCTCCGACCAAAGTTTGCTCGCCTTAGCGCAAAAAACCGAAGAGAGTGCTAAGCATTCGCTCGCTATTGTCGAGGCGCGTTTTCAAAGGGGGATTGACTCTAGGGTAGCCCTTTATGAAGCGCAGAGTGTGCTACACCAAGCCAGAGCCGATAGTGCTAATTACACGTCAAAAGTTGCGCAAGATCGTGCGGCATTAGAGCTTTTAGTTGGAGCTTCTTTGGAGGATGCACTTCTTCCTCAAACACTTGAAAGCGGTGCGGAAGTCTGGTTGAGCGATGTCTCTTCGGGACTCTTCTCGGACATCTTACTCAACCGCCCCGATGTGCTTGAAGCCGAACACAATCTCAAATCCGCCAATGCCAACATCGGCGTAGCGCGCGCGGCCTATTTTCCTTCGATCACGTTAACGGGAGCTGCAGGCGTTGGCTCCAACGCGCTTCGAGGGTTGTTTGATGGCGGAACATCGACCATCTGGTCGTTTGCTCCGAATATAAGTTTACCGCTTTTTGATGCAGGCGAGCGTGACGCAACGCTGGATTATGCCAAAGCCAACCGCGATGTGTATGTTGCAAGTTATGAGCTTGCCATTCAAACCGCATTTAAAGAGGCGAGTTCAGCCCTTGCCAGACGCGCAACGATGAATGACCAACTCCAAGCACAAAATGCCTTGGTGGACGTGAGCACAAAAAGTTATGAAATCTACGATGCGCGCTACCAAAATGGGGTCGATACCTTCTTAAATGCCCTCATAGCGCAACGTTCCATGTATGCAGGCGAACAAAATTTGATCAGCGTGCGCTTAGAAGCACTGCTCAATCGTGTCACGTTATACCAAGTTTTAGGTGGCGGGTTAGCGCAAAAAAGCGAATAA
- a CDS encoding efflux RND transporter permease subunit: MIAHFFIHRPIFAWVISIVIMLAGIGSIFSLPVAQYPDIAPPTIRINATYTGASAQTVENSVIQIIEQQLTGLDGLLYFSSTSSSSGSASIDVTFQKGTDADTAQVQVQNKVAQITTRLPKSVQDEGVRVTKAQNYFLMIVSLYDVTDTKMSVDVADYLLSNLQDPIARLEGVGTVQVFGGQYAMRIWLDPSKLVSYNLMPSDISSAISAQNVQVSAGSIGALPASSDQQLNATVTAKSQLQTPLEFEKIIVKSDSSGAIVRLSDVARVELGSESYSNVTRLNGHPASGLAVMLAPGANALSTASRIKAAIAKMEPTFPSGYKVAYPRDSTKFIRISIEEVVKTLFEAILLVLVVMFVFLQNWRATLIPAIAVPVVLLGTFGVLEVFGYSINTLTMFGMVLSIGLLVDDAIVVVENVERIMREEKLPPVEATEKSMKEITSALVGIATVLSAVFLPMAFFAGSTGVIYRQFSITIVSSMILSVIVALTLTPALCASLLKPHEEIKSHGFFGWFNKTFDSLIARYKGRVGLVIATPFRWMLVYAIIASIMAFLMLRLPTGFLPSEDQGDSMVQFTLPAGASFKRSNAVSREIEHYFLNEESNNTEAIFTISGFSFSGSGQNAGMAFVALKDWDERKGVENRSDIISNRATMNLSRVRDAQIFSLNPPAIQGLGHSNGFNFQLQALADTDREQLKTLRDSLLSSVRSDSTFMAVRLGSMEDTPQLHVNIDEAKAVALGLSLSDVDDTLNYAWAGVYVNDFVDRGRIKKVYVQGDAPFRSKPEDLDQWYVKSNSDVMTPFASFATTSWSYGAQSLTRYNGLASYEIQGSAASGISSGVAMDKIEALQEALPSGTSFAWSGLSYQERLSSGQTLKLYAISILVVFLCLAALYESWAVPFSVLLVIPLGIFGSVVAASLRGLENDVYFQVALLTTIGLSSKNAILIVEFVEAAYNRGSTLVDAAIEGAKLRLRPILMTSLAFIAGVLPLALSSGAGANSRISIGTGIVGGTLSATFLAIFLVPLFFVLVRGIFPKRKRHATMVGEV; encoded by the coding sequence ATGATCGCACACTTTTTTATCCATCGACCCATTTTTGCATGGGTTATCTCCATTGTCATTATGCTAGCAGGTATTGGCTCCATTTTTTCACTTCCTGTTGCGCAATACCCTGACATTGCACCGCCTACGATTCGTATCAATGCCACCTACACGGGTGCGTCTGCTCAAACGGTAGAGAACAGTGTCATTCAAATCATTGAGCAACAGCTTACGGGGTTGGATGGACTTTTGTATTTTTCCTCCACCAGTAGTTCTTCAGGGTCTGCGAGCATTGATGTGACCTTTCAAAAAGGAACCGATGCTGATACGGCGCAAGTTCAAGTACAGAACAAAGTAGCCCAAATCACCACGCGTCTTCCAAAATCGGTTCAAGATGAAGGTGTGCGCGTGACTAAAGCGCAAAATTACTTTTTGATGATTGTCTCCTTGTATGATGTGACCGATACCAAAATGTCTGTGGATGTCGCGGATTACCTGCTTAGCAATTTACAAGACCCCATTGCGCGTTTAGAGGGTGTGGGTACGGTGCAAGTTTTTGGTGGTCAGTATGCGATGCGCATCTGGTTGGACCCTTCCAAATTGGTTTCGTACAACTTGATGCCTTCCGACATTAGCAGCGCCATTAGCGCTCAAAATGTGCAAGTCTCTGCTGGTAGCATCGGTGCACTTCCCGCATCCAGTGATCAGCAACTCAATGCAACTGTCACGGCAAAATCCCAACTACAAACACCTTTAGAGTTTGAAAAAATCATCGTCAAAAGTGACAGCAGTGGCGCGATTGTGCGCTTAAGCGATGTGGCACGTGTGGAGCTTGGGAGTGAGAGTTACAGCAATGTAACAAGGCTCAATGGCCATCCCGCTTCGGGACTTGCGGTGATGCTCGCCCCAGGTGCGAATGCACTCTCTACTGCCAGTCGCATCAAAGCAGCGATTGCCAAGATGGAACCCACCTTTCCGAGCGGGTATAAAGTTGCTTATCCAAGAGACAGTACGAAATTTATTCGTATTTCGATTGAAGAGGTGGTTAAAACACTGTTTGAAGCCATTTTATTGGTTCTTGTTGTTATGTTTGTCTTTTTGCAAAATTGGCGAGCCACCCTGATTCCTGCCATCGCCGTTCCCGTTGTTCTTTTGGGAACCTTTGGCGTTTTAGAGGTGTTTGGCTACTCCATCAATACCCTTACCATGTTTGGTATGGTGCTCTCCATAGGTCTTTTGGTGGATGATGCGATTGTCGTGGTTGAGAACGTTGAGCGTATTATGCGTGAAGAGAAACTCCCTCCTGTGGAAGCAACCGAGAAGTCGATGAAAGAGATCACGAGCGCGCTTGTGGGGATTGCGACGGTTCTCTCTGCCGTTTTCTTGCCGATGGCATTTTTTGCAGGCTCGACCGGTGTTATTTACCGTCAGTTTTCCATTACGATTGTTTCGTCGATGATTCTTTCCGTTATTGTGGCTTTGACCTTAACACCAGCACTCTGCGCTTCATTGCTCAAACCGCATGAAGAGATAAAGAGCCATGGCTTTTTTGGTTGGTTCAACAAAACGTTTGACTCCTTAATCGCACGGTACAAAGGCCGTGTAGGCTTGGTCATTGCAACGCCGTTTCGATGGATGCTGGTTTATGCGATCATTGCTTCCATCATGGCTTTTTTAATGCTTCGTCTGCCGACAGGCTTTTTACCCAGTGAAGATCAAGGGGATAGCATGGTTCAGTTTACGTTGCCAGCAGGGGCTTCTTTTAAACGTAGCAATGCTGTTTCTCGCGAGATTGAGCACTATTTTCTGAACGAAGAGTCTAACAATACCGAAGCCATTTTTACCATTTCAGGCTTTAGTTTTAGCGGAAGCGGACAAAATGCAGGTATGGCGTTTGTGGCTCTCAAAGATTGGGATGAGCGTAAGGGCGTTGAAAATCGATCGGACATCATTTCAAATCGTGCTACGATGAATCTTTCTCGTGTGCGCGATGCTCAGATCTTTTCGCTCAACCCTCCTGCGATTCAAGGACTTGGGCATAGCAATGGTTTTAACTTTCAGCTTCAAGCCCTTGCCGATACCGATCGTGAGCAACTCAAAACGCTTCGGGACAGTTTGCTTAGCAGTGTACGAAGTGACAGTACGTTTATGGCGGTTCGTTTGGGCAGTATGGAAGATACGCCGCAATTACATGTAAACATCGATGAAGCCAAAGCCGTTGCGCTTGGGCTTTCGTTATCGGATGTGGATGATACGCTCAATTACGCGTGGGCAGGTGTCTACGTCAACGATTTTGTCGATCGTGGGCGGATTAAAAAGGTGTATGTCCAAGGCGATGCTCCTTTTCGCTCAAAACCTGAAGATTTGGATCAGTGGTATGTTAAAAGTAACAGTGATGTGATGACGCCGTTTGCGTCGTTTGCGACAACGAGTTGGAGTTATGGTGCGCAGAGTTTAACCCGCTATAACGGCTTAGCGTCGTATGAGATCCAAGGATCGGCCGCTTCTGGGATTAGTTCAGGCGTGGCGATGGATAAGATAGAAGCCCTGCAAGAAGCTTTGCCTTCGGGTACAAGCTTTGCATGGAGTGGACTCTCGTATCAAGAGCGTTTATCAAGTGGGCAAACGTTGAAACTGTATGCCATCTCTATTTTGGTCGTCTTTTTATGTTTAGCGGCACTCTATGAGAGCTGGGCGGTTCCTTTTTCCGTTCTTTTGGTCATTCCTTTGGGTATTTTTGGCTCGGTGGTTGCAGCCTCGCTTCGAGGATTGGAAAACGATGTCTACTTCCAAGTCGCTCTTTTAACGACCATTGGGCTTTCGTCTAAAAATGCGATTTTGATCGTTGAGTTTGTCGAAGCGGCGTATAATCGTGGAAGCACGCTTGTCGATGCCGCCATTGAGGGGGCAAAACTGAGACTTCGCCCGATCTTAATGACCTCACTGGCGTTCATTGCAGGCGTTCTGCCACTAGCACTTTCCAGTGGTGCAGGGGCGAACAGTCGTATCTCCATTGGTACAGGAATCGTTGGAGGAACACTGAGTGCGACCTTCTTGGCGATCTTTTTGGTACCGCTCTTTTTTGTCTTGGTGCGTGGGATTTTCCCCAAACGAAAGCGCCATGCAACCATGGTAGGGGAGGTTTAA